The Lytechinus pictus isolate F3 Inbred chromosome 14, Lp3.0, whole genome shotgun sequence genomic sequence CCGGTTTTCAGGAAAACTTATAAGATACGATACATGCGAgatataattttgctttacGATAGGAGACAAATTTAGCGTGTAGCTTTCAAAGCACTCGTTAAAATTTTGCACATTCAAGTTACGAACATTTATTAAATACTAAGTACCAAGAACTAATTTGTAAACAcaagatatacatttttttttccagagaaGTGTTTTTACTTATACATCAATTATTCCACTTTGGAAACCCATGCTTGTAATTTCATGACATCTGCGTAATGTTTTGTATATTCTTACTGCTTAAATATCAATACCATCTTACCGATTCAATCTATATTTTGTGTTCCACCCTACTGGTGAACATcatggaagcgccgtggtgtagcggttctgactctcgccttgtaatcagagggtcgtgtgttcgaatcccactatggtctagcgtcctttggcaaggcgtcaatccacaatttgccactctccacccagctGTTAAATGtatacccggtaggatgcgaaagccaatgtagtatgcctagcaattgagtcttggaactcttgttggaatgctcctcagggagtggagaaggtgcaaaCATTGTATGTGGGCATGCAAGggtccgatgaccggggtaataatatatctgtaaagcgcttagagacgtcgttccgatgtgtaaagcgctatataaatgcggattattattattatcataacatttttcttgtTAAATATGGATAAATTAATCTTACTGAGTAAACAGGCACATGCACTGAATGCCAATTCTGTTCATACAATAAACGATGATTCAAATATTGAGATAATAGTCTCCTTACATTTGCATAGCAAATAATTGAATACATTATATACATCTCAGTATCAATAGATATACGaacacaatggcccgtattctgaactcgggtttgaattaaaccctggtttaaagttgtggtttaactatggagagccaattggagcacaaatcccttaTAATACAAATTCAATTTGTTAACTCATTTGACACCCAAATTAtacataattgtctgggaatggtATCTGAAGTATTTTACTTCGTcatgaaagcaaaatgaaacaatgaataaacataagaaatatacaatatatacagaattttttgaatttttggctccccataattttagcacagaattagaccgtggtctaagttaaaccagggggacgtttcatcaacatttttgtccgacaagttgtcagatctgacaacttttctggattttgattggctgagaagcactgttactatggtaactgtcggataaaatgggacttgtcggataaaatgtctgacaagtcctttcatgaaacgctctcctgacttcagaatacggaccaatGAATAAGTCAATAGACGTCGCATAACAATTAGAATAAACATAAAACACTTCTGAAGAGCGCAGGTGAGTGTTTCACTAAAGATCGACTTAAaaaaaacgactggtgaacctttcttacgcgctaaataatcacgaatgaacatttaatggtgaatatcatttagcacaaaaaaggatcaccagtcgttcttaaagtcactcttagcctatgaatagctttatgaaacggcccctgaTGTACAAGATGAATGAAGAGGGGTGACCAGAGCCAAAAGTAGCAATTAACATACAGAATGTTTGAATTTACGAGCTTATGTTATTAACTACTGAATGGTGCATTTTTATTGACTGAGGAGAGCTAATTTGTCATAGATTTCTAGcacaggggtggatccagctcCTGCCAATAGGTGGGGGGCCGAATttttttcacctatattttccccgatcggcggccgctcaaagttgattttttgtttgtttctttgaaggggttgtctcagtggcgtaatgagcaaaaaaaattgagggggctcgatatggcatATCGCGTAAAATTAATAAGTTGCGAGCTagcggagcgagcgagcaaaatttttggcattttaattacaaaaatcaaagtttgtgatagattttgacataacatttgaaaaattgtaggcctatatattttacACTTTTCCCTTActtttctccccattttcttggtcttgaaaaattggagggggggggggcaaaacgccgatgtcctaacagtcattttttagctttattcttataaaacaacttaaaaacaatgtaataatctcttaagccctatttgaatagtgcgagcgcgaagcacgagctgtagttttttggaatttcatgtattttgttctgaaaattgaatattctgggcaatgtttgtgaacctgaacaagatgcgtatgtaactagatagttactgcgagcgcgaagcgcgagcagaaagttTTAATGGGTTCTGGCTTGATaaaaaagggacctgttaaggacgatttgcagttagccattaagacgatacacaTGATATTTAAACTTTTagataatgcgaacgcgaagcgcgagctgaaattttctttacattccgacctaaaaaattgacattctaagcactttttgaaataaaCGGTATAGGTAcaaaactaaacaattgatgcgagcgcgaagcgcgagcggaaaaaatgagatttctgacctaaaattgggacactctattcatgtttcgtaaatcatgaaaagggatgggtaatttggtatgatcctacattaataatgcgagcgcaaatggatcttagcacgttttgaataaagatcaagctgcatatctcaataaacatgtgtgcgcgtgttttagagttagacagaatctgggcattctgaatgcatttcatttttttatcatgaaaatcaataatgcgagcgcgaagcgcgagcggaaaatattttatattgcggtatgaaaagggtgaatttaagcactatctaaagcactgtgtagggaaaTTATGAAGTGTATGTGGAAAGcacatatgaaaatgatgattatcttcctattcctcttcctaagcgcgatatgaaacttgtcgatattcctttctgaaaaagggacaaattAGTTATTAGGAATcgatgaaaattttattttcatatttattaatataataggcctaatgattgagtgaaatttgttgacatttgaGGCCTGAAAACAGGATATTTTacgcacttttgtaatcatgaataggatttatgagttgatatattttaactattaatgcgagcgccaatCGCGAGACGAAACTTTTGATAAACTGCCATAAAAgtgggattttaagtagtttgttataggataaatatgtaaagaatcttatggaataaacaaagacaaCATAAGTAGCGCATCTAATTTTGTCtgaaggagagcagcaatagacattttactttgatcgatgaacaggcttagtcctacaacatcgttggagtaaactAAACAAAActaatatgtaggcctacttggcaaatcaaacaatgcgagcgcacagcgcaaaaagctgcaaatgatattcacaccataaaacggacattttacagagcacttaaaaatcaatttgtaagtcaaacaaaataataaaagctcgatgtccgagctgccatatatgttttgtatattgacttcaaaacttgatattttaagctacatatcagcctattgagcaagatatgtatctcatcgaacaggctaggcaagcgcgaagcgcaagcgaaaATTCGataaagtgacatgaaagatatatttttgaatcatttttcaagtcttcccctggccttattttattcactcgtctccctcctcttatttttcctcttctttttttccacctttctttccccttctttttttcttctttttttgctccgccaataggccccccccccctagatccGCCTATATGACTAAGATATTGTTTCTACATACGCCATGGTCGTGACATCAGTTTCCAAGCGGTGGTTCGCTCTTCGAAGCTTGCGATGTAGACTACGAACATATTTGACGATATAGAGGAGTTTTGCAAATCTATCAACTCATGCATTGTTATCAAACATGCAGGCGTCCACAGGTATTTGGTCTATTCATACCAAGACCATGATGGAAGTTTGCTTCAAGAACATGTGTAACAATGGTTTACCATTTGGACTACGAGCATATTGGTCAGTTGCTATTAGTGGATCACGATGTTGACGATGAGTATATCGACGAAGTAAAAGAGTTTTTCAGTGCAAATCTATCCACTTCCTGCTATAAAAAGCGTTTATAGATCTCCAGTCGATCCATATCAAAGACATGATTGATGTTACTAATTTGCTCTACGTAGAACTCTACGATACGGACTGCGAACAAATTGACAATTGCTCTTAGTGGCTCACGATGTTGACTACGAGCATATGACGAGCTAGATGTTTCTGATATCATGTTGAAGGCCCATCTGATCGTTGCCATGAAATGTATAGGAGGATGAACCCGAATGCGATCTCCACCAACCTGTGATGGGGAAAAAATGCAAAGAACATGCTCGTTCAAGAGGGTACGCAGGCCAGGACGTgagggttaaaggtcaagtccaacccagaaaatgttgatatgaatcaatagagaaaaatcaaacaagcataaggctgaaaattttatcaaattcggatgtaaaaaaaaagttatgacgttttaaagtttagcttattttcacaaacagttatatgcacaactcagtgacatgcaaatgagacagtcgatgatgtcccccactcactatttctttttgtttttattgtttaaattatataatatttcaatttttacagatttgacaataaggacaaacgtAAGTGAACCATTAAAATTTCAGTTAATAGGTAATTCcgcagggagggggggggggataaaaatTAGTTTCATACGAcaatgatcaaattttcagtcttttgtttgtctgatttttctctatttgtttaaatcatattattctcagcctggagcatccctttaagtcgTGATGGCTAACTTGCTTCATTAGATGATGCCCTGTTTTATAACAGTTAAATTGTTGcaagtatttttgtaatttttgtttagAAAATGCTTTACATTGCAGAAACACCTCTGCTTATTGTTTTCTTCGGCAAGGCACTAAGGACAAGTTGCACAAGGCCTAAAAATATATTCAGAGGACCTATACATCTATTTGTCATGTTGTTgctaattttgaagaaaattcttcccgagattgaacataacaccaaagagtgtaaatgtaccaaccaaaggtgttgtaataacacctatcggtgttaaactaacactgtcaacttaacaccggtgtaaaataactggtgtggtcctctatgtacaccagtTAACACCTCACTTTTTgctgtgtgagggtgtgtgtgtgtatatatatatatatatatatatatatatatttaattgatacatTTAATTGATCCTgacatttaattgattttctgaaaaaatataACTACAATATACTAGCTAAAAGGAGATATGCTTTTATTAAGCATATACttatacagtcacaccaacgaaaccgatttCAACCGATGTAATGCCATTCAAAATAACGTAacagctttgatcggtctggagtcggtttcgttggtgtggcAGAACTTTGCTCTGAAAGTATTTACCTCTGCGTAGTTTGATAGCAGAGCCAACCTACTTTGCCGACTTCGTAGTTGACAGCAGGGCTTATTATCAAGAACAGGCCAATCGAAGAAGCAATGAAACATGTGAACCCAGTCACACTCGCAGAGAAACAAATTCTCTTGAGCTTTTTCAAGTGGTCTTTGAATTTCTTCTTGTCGGCAGGGTCTTCGACTTGCATCGCGTTCGGAGTTGGCGATGGTACGTTGCCGCTTTCGAGCCTGGGTTCGTGGTCGCCGCGCAGTGTCCGCTTGACTCTTTTGTCCCGACTGACTAGTTTAAACGCGAGCATCGAGATTGTGAGACACAACACGAGTCCCCATACGATAGTGAAGATCTGACAGAGCATGACGAGCCAGCAGCCTGCCACCTTGGTGATGATCAGGATGTCGATAACGATGACGAAGGCGAAGTGGAACGCGACGATGCCCCAGAGGACTCGCGGGCTCTGCATGCTCTTATTCGGACGCTGGATTTTGCAGAGCTGGAAAAGCGCGTATTGGATCAAGGCGAACGCTGACGTCAGGCAAGGGAGAGCGAGGTCTTCGAGTATTTGCATAAACCACATCGGCAACTTCATTCTGATGTCGTACGGGTCAAGGGTTAGGTAGATGTAGCGTAGCGTGGCCATGATGACGAGGAGGATGTTGACGGAGAGAACTAGAGGGCGGGCTTTAATTCTGACAAGACGGTAGAGAAAGAAAGCAGCGGTGACGGCCAAGAAGTTGAAGACCGTTCCGAGGATGTAGCAGTGGGCTTGAAACACGAGGTTGGTGTCGGTGGCGCCGAACGGTGCCGGGCGGATGCACTCCCGGACGGCAGGCGTCTGGAAGTAACAAGATGTATAATGTTtgattggaaaataaaaatgtatactGAAGATGACTATGGAGAGAGATGAGAGAGAAAGCCGGGGAATCAAATACAAGCACTATTCTACCATAAAACGAGGTCATCGGTGTACCATAACCGGAATTACATTTACGACGACCATTTCTACAAATTATTTCAGCCGGGAAGAATTTCGAAAGCTAACTCTCTTGAAATTAAATGGTTGAAAAAGAAATGCCTCAaaccatcataaccatcatcattttcgttattattgtcatcatcatcatcgtcgccGTCGTAGTCATTATCGTCATCaacgtcatcatcaacatcatcaatatcaccatATCACCAATATAACCACAACGTCGCGTCGTCGTTATCGACGTCATCCATACTGCAATCACTTTAATGGCGGACATCGCTAGCAATCACCACCCTCATCaactcatcaccaccaccaatatTCTCGTCAACCACCAACCTTTAAATATACCACAATTTTTGCCACCACAGCCGCCATCATAacaattatcttcatcatcatgatgatcactACAATTACCATCATCTACCATCCCATTTTAATAacataccaccaccaccaacaccattatcattattatcatcatcatcatcatcatcatcattataatcatcatcaccatcataatcatcaccaccggCACCGCCACCACCAACTACATCAACACTTCATTCATACCACAACGCCATGCATCATAATCACCCTTTTCACTAGTGACGTACCCTTTTCACTACCATCAACATCACACACGAAAGTTCACAactgtcatcattgtcatcaccaccacaaacACCCACAGCAATAAGATCaatatcaccatgatcatcgacaccatcattaccaccaccactaccactatcgtcatcattacaatcatcatcatcaccatcatcatcacctacatcttcttcatcatcataatcatcatcattatcatcaccaccatcatcatctgcttcatcatcatcatcatcatcatcatcatcaccatcatgcaCCATCACCAAAATGAATACCACCAATAAAATCGCCATGACCCCCATCAGCTTCGACCACATTCAGTAGTAAACATATACACCACCTATCACTACCAATTAAGTCTCGTCGTCATGCTCATTACCATCGTCACACTCATCAttatcaccctcatcatcatcatcaccactatcattatcaacatAATCGTCAccgtcaccaccatcaccataatcatcctcatcgtcatcaccatcatcatattcataatcataaagATTCATCACCATCtttaccatcttcatcatcatcaccatcatcatcttcatcattatcagaatcatcatcataaagATTCATTACCATCTttaccatcgtcatcattatcatattcctcaccatcatcatcaccatcatcaccatcatcatcttcatcatcatcatcaccatcatcaccatcatcatcaccatcatcatcatcatgcaccATCACCAAAATGAATACCACCAATAACACGCAATGACCCTCATCAGCTTCGACCACATTCACTACCACTATCGTCATTacaattatcaccatcatcatcttcatcaccatgatcatcttcatcaccatctttaccatcatcatcatcatcatcctcctcctcctcatcatcattatcatcatcatcttcatcaccatcatcatcttcatcatcatcatcatcttcttcttcatcatcaccctcatcatcatcttcatcatcatcaccatcatcatcatcctcctcctcatcataatcatcctcatcatcatcatcaccatcatcatcaccatcatcaccatcatcatcaccaacatcatcatcatcttcatcatcatcaccatcataatcatcatcatcctcctcctcatcctcatcatcaccatcatcatcaccatcatcaccatcatcatcttcatcaccatcatcatcttcttcatcatcaccatcatcatcatcttcatcatcatcatcatcatcaccatcatcatcaccatcatcaccatcatcatcaccaacatcatcatcatcttcatcaccatcatcatcatcaccatcataatcatcatcatcctcctcctcatcctcatcatcaccatcatcatcaccatcatcaccatcatcatcttcatcaccatcatcatcttcttcatcatcaccatcatcatcatcttcatcatcatcaacatcattatcaccatcatcatcaccatcatcaccatcatcatcaccaacatcatcatcatcttcatcatgcACCATCACCAAAATGAATACCACCAATAACACGCAATGACCCCCATCAGCTTCGACCACATTCACTACCACTATCGTCattacaattatcatcatcatcatcatcatcaccatgatcatcttcatcaccatctttaccatcatcatcatcaccatcatcatcttcttcatcatcaccatcatcatcatcttcatcatcatcaccatcatcatcaccattatcatcatcatcaccatcatcaccattatcatcaccaacatcatcatcatcttcatcatcattatcatcatcatcttcatcaccatcatcatcatcatcatcatcatcttcttcatcatcaccctcatcatcatcctcatcatcattatcatcatcatcatcatcatcttcatcaccatcatcatcttcttcatcatcaccatcatcatcatcttcatcatcatcatgcaccATCACCAAAATGAATACCACCAATAACATCGCCATGACCCCCATCAGCTTCGACCACATTCAGTAGTAGACATATAAACCACCTATCACTACCAGGTCTCGTCGTCATGCTCATTACCATCGTTACACTCATCATTATCACcctcataatcattatcatcaccactatcattatcaacatAATCGTCAccgtcaccaccatcaccataatcatcatcatcctcatcgtcatcaccatcatcatcatcatccccatcatcatcatcatattcataatcataaagATTCATCACCATCTttaccatcctcatcatcatcaccatcatcatcattatcagaatcatcatcatcatcatcgccatcatcatcttcatcattatcttcttcttcttcatcatcaccatgatcatcatcatgcacCATCACCAAAATGAATACCACCAATAACACGCCATGACCCCCATCAGCTTCGACCACATTCACTACCACTATCGTcatcattacaattatcatcatcagcatcaccatgatcatcttcatcaccatctttatcatcatcatcatcctcctcatcatcatcatcattattatcatcttcatcatcatcatcatcatcttcatcatcatcatcatcttcatcatcatcaccatcatcatcttcttcatcatcatcaccatcatcatcatcaccatcatcatcaccatcatcatcatcatcaccatcatcatcttcatcatcatcttcttcatcatcaccatcatcatcatcttcatcatcataatcaccatcatcatcatcatcatcatcctcctcatcctcatcatcatcctcatcatcaccaccatcatcatcatcatcaccatcatcatcttcatcaccatcatcatcttcttcatcatcaccatcatcttcatcatcatcatcaccatcatcatcatcatcatcttcctcatcatcattatcattatcatcctcatcatccccatcatcatcatcatcatcaccatcatcatcatcatcaccatcatcatcttcatcaccatcatcatcttcttcatcatcaccatcatcttcatcatcatcatcaccatcatcatcatccccatcatcatcaccatcatcatcacctcatcatcatcatgcaccATCACCAAAATGAATACCACCAATAACACGCCATGACCCCCATCAGCTTCGACCACATTCACTACCACTATCGTCAGCattacaattatcatcatcatcatcaccatgatcatcttcatcaccatctttatcatcatcatcatcctcctcatcatcatcatcattatcatcatctccatcatcatcatcatcttcatcatcatcttcatcatcatcaccatcatcatcatcttcttcatcatcatcatcatcttcatcatcatcatcatcttcatcatcatcaccatcatcatcatcttcttcatcatcatcatcatcaccatcatcatcatcatcctcatcctcatcatcatcatcatcaccatcatcatcatcatcaccatcatcatcttcttcatcatcaccaccatcatcatcttcatcatcataatcatcatcatcatcatcaccatcatcatcttcatcaccatcatcatcttcttcatcatcaccatcatctttatcatcatcatcaccatcatcatcatcatcatcctcctcatcatcattatcatcctcatcatcaccatcatcatcatcatcatcatcaccatcatcatcttcatcaccatcatcaacttcttcatcatcaccatcatcttcatcatcatcatcaccatcatcatcatccccatcatcatcaccatcatcatcaccatcatgcaCCATCACCAAAATGAATACCACCAATAACATCGCCATGACCCCCATCAGCTTCGACCACATTCAGTAGTAAACATGTAAACCCCCTATCACTACAAATTAAGTCTGTCGTCATGCTCATTACCATTGTCACActcctcatcattatcaccctcatcatcattatcatcatcactatcattattaccacAATCGTTACCGTcaccatcaccataatcatcatcaccatcctcctcctcctcctcctccttctcctcatcatcagtatcatcatcaccatcctcctcctcctcctcctcctcctcatcatcatcataatcatcataatcatcattatcatcatcaccatcatccttatCCCCATagccatcatcattaccatactTATCATTATTAAATTAACCACCACCATTTCCATCACCTTGATCATTGACCGTTACTTACTTCATTGCCATCCATCATGTTTCGGCTTATATCCATGGCGGGGCCTAAAAGCAATAATCCACTCTGACTCTAAGACGATCcaatctgaaaataattacCAAGTGGAATGATTCTACGTATACACTGAATGTCTAAAAGGACGATTCGACAAGTTCTTAGttaaaaaatttgaatgattaaGTAAGCATAACTTCCATGCCCTTCATTATTTAGCAACCCTGATCATTGTCAATCCCAGATGACTTGTATCAAAATTTCAACCtatacaaatactaaaattgcTAAAGTGAAATGATAACTTCCAAATTTGATTATTTGCAAATAACTTGGTATCATTGACGAATAGATTAACATACACAGATAAGGATACATGCATCTTAATGAGAGAGGGATCTGGGCCGAgctaattacatgtattttatcaacgatattttacatttcataccaataataataattcagttTTTCTAACCAGATTCAGTTTAGTAATAATCATCCATTCTTGAAAATGGTCTGAATAAAAGAAAtcgaaatattattttttttcaggagtttctgcatttattgtaaagtcaaaataaatttacaatacataaacataatagTATGACATAAAAGTACATTGCAATGTGACAAATTCATAGTAGAGTaataacaaaatttagacatCAATACAATATAAGCATAAGACAAGGTAAATGCAgtggcaaactatataagcaaaataaatgcttgaGTAATAGCAGCCAAAATATGATCTTGACATGTCTCTACTGGTATGTTTTCTGTATATTAATTTGTAATGATATGTGGTGAAAATCGGGTTGAAAACGAATAATGGAAATTTGTTAACGCAAAGAGAAAATGTATTCGCGGCatcaagcaaaataatgaaacatacgCTACCTTTGAACGAACTGGAAAGAATACTAAAGGAGTTTGGATTGCACGCACGTGTATTGATATGATATTTCCTATAATCCAACGAatcaaacaatgaatgaatgaatatagaCCCAATCGTGGAGATCaaatttctcttttctttccctgcGTTCTCTCTAAAGAATGAATGCTGGGTGCGGGTTTTTCGATTTTAAATgggctttatttttttttttcacatccaTTCACTCATCGTCCCGTC encodes the following:
- the LOC129275698 gene encoding uncharacterized protein LOC129275698, whose translation is MDISRNMMDGNETPAVRECIRPAPFGATDTNLVFQAHCYILGTVFNFLAVTAAFFLYRLVRIKARPLVLSVNILLVIMATLRYIYLTLDPYDIRMKLPMWFMQILEDLALPCLTSAFALIQYALFQLCKIQRPNKSMQSPRVLWGIVAFHFAFVIVIDILIITKVAGCWLVMLCQIFTIVWGLVLCLTISMLAFKLVSRDKRVKRTLRGDHEPRLESGNVPSPTPNAMQVEDPADKKKFKDHLKKLKRICFSASVTGFTCFIASSIGLFLIISPAVNYEVGKVGWLCYQTTQRLVEIAFGFILLYISWQRSDGPST